The following proteins come from a genomic window of Microbacterium sp. SY138:
- a CDS encoding hemolysin family protein: MSDWAGLAWLVVLLVANAFFVGAEFAVISARRSQIEPRADQGSRAAKTALYAMEHATLMLATSQLGITICSLLILNVSEPAIHHLLSVPLHALGWPDGAVDAVSFTIALVIVSFLHVVFGEMVPKNLAFSVPDRAVLILAPPLVWVSKVFMPVIWVLNAAANGVLRLFRVEPKNEAASTFTLDEVATIVSQSRREGVLMDTAGTVAAAVEFTDKKARDVAVPLSDLVTLPQSTTPDDIEKAVARYGFSRYVIVDDASVPIGYVHLKDILRASEGPDAEAKMVEPVPAKRIHHMVPVQEDTDLEDALAVMRRAGRHLAKVRDAQGNTTAVLFLEDILEELVGEVQDATRRFRGR, from the coding sequence ATGAGCGATTGGGCAGGACTCGCCTGGCTCGTCGTGCTCCTGGTCGCGAATGCGTTCTTCGTCGGTGCCGAGTTCGCGGTGATCTCGGCCAGGCGATCGCAGATCGAGCCTCGAGCCGACCAGGGCTCGCGCGCCGCGAAGACCGCACTGTATGCGATGGAACACGCGACGCTGATGCTCGCGACGTCGCAGCTGGGCATCACGATCTGCTCGCTTCTCATCCTCAATGTGTCCGAGCCGGCGATCCACCATCTGCTCTCCGTGCCGTTGCACGCGCTCGGGTGGCCGGACGGTGCGGTCGACGCCGTGTCGTTCACGATCGCATTGGTGATCGTGTCCTTCCTGCACGTGGTGTTCGGCGAGATGGTGCCGAAGAACCTGGCGTTCTCGGTGCCGGACCGTGCCGTGCTGATCCTCGCCCCACCGCTGGTGTGGGTGTCGAAGGTGTTCATGCCCGTGATCTGGGTGCTCAACGCGGCAGCCAACGGCGTCCTGCGCCTGTTCCGGGTCGAGCCCAAGAACGAGGCCGCATCGACGTTCACGCTCGATGAGGTCGCGACCATCGTCAGCCAGTCGCGTCGCGAAGGCGTGCTCATGGACACGGCGGGAACAGTCGCCGCAGCGGTCGAGTTCACCGACAAGAAGGCGCGGGACGTCGCGGTGCCACTGAGCGATCTGGTCACGCTGCCCCAATCGACGACGCCCGACGACATCGAGAAGGCGGTCGCACGATACGGGTTCTCGCGCTACGTGATCGTCGACGACGCATCCGTACCGATCGGCTATGTGCACCTGAAGGACATCCTCCGCGCGTCCGAAGGCCCCGACGCCGAGGCCAAGATGGTCGAGCCGGTTCCAGCCAAGCGCATCCACCACATGGTGCCGGTGCAGGAGGACACGGATCTCGAGGACGCCCTCGCGGTCATGCGTCGCGCGGGTCGGCATCTGGCGAAGGTTCGTGACGCGCAGGGCAACACCACCGCCGTGCTGTTCCTCGAGGACATCCTCGAGGAGTTGGTCGGGGAGGTGCAGGACGCGACCCGTCGCTTCCGCGGACGCTGA
- a CDS encoding SDR family oxidoreductase: MVNRRAVVTGASSGIGAATVRALRARGWDVVGVARREDRLSALAAETGASAIACDLTDASAVDALVGELERSGPVHALVQVAGGARGTDRIEDASVDDWQWMFDANVLASQRLVAGLLPLLRRAAAADGHADAIFVTSTAAQTAYAGGAGYNAAKAAESMLVKVLRQELNGEPIRVVEVAPGMVHTEEFTLNRLGGDSVAAEAVYAGVDAPLVADDVADVIAYALESPGRVNLDLITMRPVAQSAQHLLARGPLRVRSID; the protein is encoded by the coding sequence ATGGTGAACAGACGAGCAGTGGTGACAGGTGCGAGTTCGGGCATCGGCGCGGCGACGGTGCGTGCCCTCCGTGCCCGGGGATGGGACGTCGTGGGGGTCGCGCGACGCGAGGACCGACTGTCGGCGCTCGCCGCGGAGACCGGAGCCTCGGCCATCGCCTGCGACCTCACCGATGCCTCCGCCGTCGACGCGCTCGTGGGCGAACTCGAGCGGTCGGGCCCCGTGCACGCTCTCGTCCAGGTCGCCGGCGGTGCTCGCGGCACCGACCGCATCGAGGACGCATCGGTCGACGACTGGCAGTGGATGTTCGACGCGAACGTGCTGGCGAGCCAGCGTCTCGTCGCGGGTCTGCTCCCGCTCCTGCGCCGAGCCGCGGCAGCGGACGGTCACGCGGATGCGATCTTCGTCACCTCCACGGCTGCGCAGACCGCGTACGCCGGCGGTGCAGGCTACAACGCCGCGAAGGCCGCGGAGTCGATGCTGGTGAAGGTGCTCCGTCAGGAACTCAACGGCGAGCCGATCCGTGTGGTCGAGGTGGCGCCGGGAATGGTGCACACCGAGGAGTTCACGCTCAATCGCCTGGGCGGAGACTCGGTCGCTGCCGAGGCCGTGTACGCGGGTGTCGACGCCCCGCTCGTCGCCGACGACGTCGCCGACGTGATCGCGTATGCGCTGGAGTCGCCCGGACGCGTGAACCTCGACCTGATCACGATGCGGCCGGTAGCGCAGTCCGCGCAGCACCTGCTCGCCCGCGGCCCGCTGCGGGTGCGCTCCATCGACTGA
- a CDS encoding endonuclease/exonuclease/phosphatase family protein, whose translation MIDVEHRPPRVRRVTTTRARWLAAAGVAVLLVIAGGWIPGIVGTAVAAALPWLGLVLLALLIAALFLARRVVVVILVPALLWILAMAPALPALPGPTGSESASASGLTVVSQNVRARSGGAAASATELAQSGADVIALVELDGDSLSAAQNALAGQYPHSYTVGTVGVWSRYPLANAEPLTLGLSWKRALRVEVQVPSAPVAVYVMHAASVRPGHQQDRDTMLSGLADRVGSDPADSLIAVGDFNAPSTDPSLTALRAEADWVRPTDGSLGLTWPVAFPLVRIDQVFVRGLDVVTSGTIRAGNSDHLATLTRVR comes from the coding sequence ATGATCGACGTCGAACACCGACCGCCGCGCGTCCGACGCGTGACGACGACCCGCGCGCGATGGCTCGCCGCCGCTGGCGTCGCCGTGCTGCTCGTCATCGCCGGCGGCTGGATCCCCGGAATCGTCGGCACAGCGGTCGCTGCCGCCCTCCCCTGGCTCGGTCTCGTGCTTCTCGCACTGCTGATCGCCGCGCTGTTCCTCGCCCGCCGAGTGGTCGTCGTGATCCTGGTTCCCGCACTCCTGTGGATCCTCGCGATGGCACCGGCTCTTCCCGCCCTCCCCGGTCCGACGGGGTCGGAGTCGGCCTCCGCTTCCGGGCTGACGGTCGTGAGCCAGAACGTGAGGGCGCGATCCGGCGGGGCCGCCGCATCCGCGACCGAGCTCGCGCAGAGCGGCGCCGATGTGATCGCCCTCGTGGAGCTCGATGGAGACAGCCTCTCCGCGGCGCAGAACGCCCTCGCCGGGCAGTACCCGCATTCGTACACGGTCGGAACCGTCGGTGTGTGGAGCAGATATCCCCTCGCGAACGCCGAGCCCCTGACGCTGGGACTCAGTTGGAAGCGTGCGCTCCGTGTCGAGGTGCAGGTGCCGTCCGCGCCGGTCGCCGTCTACGTGATGCACGCCGCGTCGGTGCGGCCGGGGCACCAGCAGGACCGCGACACGATGCTGAGCGGACTCGCGGACCGGGTCGGCTCCGACCCTGCGGACTCCCTCATCGCCGTCGGCGACTTCAACGCACCGTCGACCGATCCGAGCCTGACGGCCTTGCGCGCGGAAGCCGATTGGGTGCGTCCGACGGATGGGAGCCTCGGGCTCACCTGGCCCGTCGCCTTCCCCCTCGTACGCATCGACCAGGTCTTCGTCCGCGGCCTCGATGTCGTCACGTCGGGCACGATACGGGCGGGGAACAGCGATCATCTCGCCACCCTGACCCGAGTGCGCTGA
- a CDS encoding MFS transporter — MNPSTESRGAAKWALLSLAIGSFGIGMTEFVVMGLLPNIAADLLSSLWATSQEDALSQAGWLISLYALGVVVGAPTIAGFVARYPRHRVMIVLALALTVFNALTVVLPTFELVAASRFLAGLPHGAYFGIGALVAADVMGPGNRAKGVAFILTGLTVANVVGVPLGTFLGQQWGWRSAFAVVALVFALATLCIALFVPEHPGDPGRTMRQELRVFRIPQVWFTLGVGAIGFGGFFAVYSYIAPLVTEVSGSPEWVVPIVLVLMGLGMTAGNLVGGHLADIDLRRTLLFGLAAMAVVFALLAFLSFWIVSLAAVVLVVGFVSSVLSPTIQTRLMDVAGDNQSIAAAMNHSALNIGNSLGAFLGGVVIAAGWGFTAPAWTGAALAVAGLLIALLSYRVEGRRPAAAELVAS, encoded by the coding sequence GTGAATCCCTCGACTGAATCGAGGGGTGCGGCGAAGTGGGCGCTCCTCTCCCTCGCCATCGGCAGCTTCGGCATCGGCATGACCGAATTCGTGGTCATGGGCCTGCTGCCCAACATCGCCGCCGACCTGCTGTCTTCGCTCTGGGCGACCAGCCAGGAAGATGCGCTGAGCCAGGCCGGCTGGCTGATCTCGCTCTACGCGCTCGGCGTGGTGGTGGGCGCACCGACCATCGCCGGCTTCGTCGCGCGTTACCCGCGGCATCGGGTGATGATCGTGCTGGCCCTCGCGTTGACGGTGTTCAACGCCCTCACGGTCGTGCTGCCCACGTTCGAGCTCGTCGCCGCGTCGCGCTTCCTCGCCGGGCTGCCGCACGGTGCATACTTCGGCATCGGTGCGCTCGTGGCCGCCGATGTGATGGGGCCGGGCAACCGCGCCAAGGGTGTGGCGTTCATCCTCACCGGCCTCACGGTCGCCAACGTCGTGGGCGTGCCGTTGGGGACGTTCCTCGGGCAGCAGTGGGGCTGGCGCTCCGCCTTCGCCGTCGTGGCGCTCGTCTTCGCTCTCGCCACCCTCTGCATCGCGCTCTTCGTCCCGGAACATCCGGGAGACCCGGGGCGCACGATGCGCCAGGAACTGCGGGTGTTCCGTATCCCGCAGGTGTGGTTCACCCTGGGCGTCGGCGCGATCGGTTTCGGCGGATTCTTCGCCGTCTACAGCTACATCGCCCCGCTGGTGACCGAGGTCTCCGGCTCCCCGGAGTGGGTGGTGCCGATCGTCCTCGTGCTCATGGGGCTCGGGATGACGGCGGGAAACCTCGTCGGCGGTCACCTCGCCGACATCGACCTGCGCCGCACGCTGCTCTTCGGACTCGCCGCCATGGCCGTGGTCTTCGCGCTGCTGGCGTTCCTGTCGTTCTGGATCGTCAGCCTGGCCGCGGTGGTGCTGGTGGTCGGGTTCGTCTCCTCCGTGCTGAGCCCGACGATCCAGACCCGGCTCATGGACGTGGCGGGCGACAACCAGTCGATCGCCGCAGCCATGAACCACTCGGCGCTCAACATCGGCAACAGCCTGGGCGCGTTCCTCGGGGGCGTCGTCATCGCCGCCGGCTGGGGCTTCACCGCACCGGCATGGACCGGTGCCGCGCTCGCCGTGGCCGGTCTGCTGATCGCGCTGCTCTCGTACCGCGTCGAAGGACGTCGCCCGGCGGCAGCGGAGCTCGTCGCCTCGTAG
- a CDS encoding GNAT family N-acetyltransferase: MSIALRPATADDSEWIAELRAEVLRADLERLGRFDETRVRQRFRDAFEPTQTRIIVVDGTDVGSVAIRAEGESRWLEHFYIATSHQGRGLGDRVLGIVLDDATPYRLNVLQGSPARRLYERHGFVVDTQDDVDVFMTLDRAGRATSGSDGR; this comes from the coding sequence ATGTCGATCGCTCTTCGACCGGCGACGGCCGACGACTCCGAGTGGATCGCGGAACTCCGCGCCGAAGTGCTTCGGGCCGACCTGGAGCGGCTGGGGCGTTTCGACGAGACCCGCGTCCGGCAGCGGTTCCGTGATGCGTTCGAACCGACGCAGACCCGGATCATCGTCGTGGACGGCACCGATGTCGGCTCGGTCGCCATCCGTGCGGAGGGGGAGTCCCGCTGGCTGGAGCACTTCTACATCGCGACCTCGCATCAGGGCCGTGGTCTCGGTGACCGCGTGCTGGGGATCGTGCTCGATGACGCGACCCCGTATCGACTCAACGTGCTCCAGGGCAGCCCGGCGCGCCGTCTTTACGAACGCCACGGTTTCGTCGTCGACACCCAGGACGACGTTGATGTCTTCATGACGCTCGATCGCGCAGGGCGGGCGACCTCCGGGTCCGACGGCCGCTAA
- a CDS encoding bifunctional o-acetylhomoserine/o-acetylserine sulfhydrylase — protein sequence MSAPESWRFETKQIHSGAAPDPVTKARATPIYQTTSYVFDSADHAANLFALAEFGNIYTRIQNPTQDVLEQRLAALEGGTGALVLASGQAASTFAVLNIAQAGDHFVASSSIYGGTYNLFKYTLAKLGIEVTFVENQDDPEEWRRAVRPNTKLFFAETIGNPQINILDIRTVADVAHENGVPLIVDNTIATPYLIRPFEFGADIVVHSVTKFLGGHGTTIGGVIIDGGKFEWSKNVDKFPGLTVPDPSYHGASYTAAVGDPLAYIIKARVQLLRDLGSAIAPQSAWNLIQGVETLSLRIERHVQNAQEIAEWLDGRDDVATVNYSGLPSSPWYAKANEYAPKGVGAVLSFELKGGVEAGREFVNSLSLFSHLANIGDVRSLVIHPASTTHAQLTPEQQLTAGVTPGLVRLSVGIENVDDLKADLEQALAAARAVSEAARA from the coding sequence ATGTCCGCACCCGAGTCCTGGCGTTTCGAGACCAAGCAGATCCACTCGGGCGCTGCCCCCGACCCGGTCACCAAGGCACGTGCCACGCCGATCTACCAGACCACCTCGTACGTGTTCGACAGTGCGGACCATGCGGCTAACCTGTTCGCCCTCGCGGAGTTCGGCAACATCTACACCCGCATCCAGAACCCGACGCAGGACGTGCTCGAGCAGCGTCTCGCCGCGCTCGAAGGCGGCACCGGTGCTCTCGTGCTCGCCAGCGGCCAGGCAGCGTCGACCTTCGCGGTCCTGAACATCGCGCAGGCCGGCGACCACTTCGTCGCGTCGAGCTCCATCTACGGCGGCACCTACAACCTCTTCAAGTACACGCTCGCGAAGCTCGGCATCGAGGTCACGTTCGTCGAGAACCAGGACGACCCCGAGGAGTGGCGTCGAGCGGTCCGCCCGAACACGAAGCTGTTCTTCGCGGAGACGATCGGAAACCCGCAGATCAACATCCTCGACATCCGCACCGTCGCCGATGTGGCCCACGAGAACGGCGTCCCGCTGATCGTCGACAACACGATCGCCACCCCGTACCTGATCCGTCCGTTCGAGTTCGGCGCCGACATCGTCGTGCACTCGGTCACGAAGTTCCTCGGCGGCCACGGCACCACGATCGGCGGCGTCATCATCGACGGCGGAAAGTTCGAGTGGTCGAAGAACGTCGACAAGTTCCCCGGCCTCACGGTGCCGGACCCCTCGTACCACGGCGCCAGCTACACCGCCGCCGTCGGCGACCCGCTCGCGTACATCATCAAGGCCCGCGTGCAGCTCCTGCGCGACCTCGGATCCGCTATCGCCCCGCAGAGCGCCTGGAACCTCATCCAGGGCGTCGAGACCCTGTCCCTGCGCATCGAGCGCCACGTGCAGAACGCCCAGGAGATCGCCGAGTGGCTCGACGGCCGCGACGATGTCGCGACGGTCAACTACTCTGGTCTGCCCTCTTCACCCTGGTACGCCAAGGCGAACGAGTACGCGCCCAAGGGCGTCGGCGCCGTGCTGTCGTTCGAGCTGAAGGGCGGCGTCGAAGCCGGACGCGAGTTCGTGAACAGCCTGTCGCTGTTCAGCCACCTCGCCAACATCGGCGACGTGCGCTCGCTCGTCATCCACCCCGCATCGACCACGCATGCGCAGCTGACGCCGGAGCAGCAGCTCACCGCCGGAGTCACGCCGGGCCTGGTCCGACTCTCCGTCGGCATCGAGAACGTCGACGATCTCAAGGCCGACCTCGAGCAGGCTCTCGCCGCGGCCCGCGCCGTGTCGGAGGCCGCGCGCGCCTGA
- a CDS encoding homoserine O-acetyltransferase: MDWQTTSEDTVPSAPVTEADVRLLRARPPATGAWRDGDPVGGRRFAAFGAFSTESGAELPGIRIAYESWGELNTARDNAVLVLHALTGDSHVRGAAGSGHPTAGWWEDITGPGAPLDTDRWFVIAPNMLGGCQGSTGPASVAPDGYEWASRFPYLTIRDQVAAQVRLADALGIESWAAVIGGSMGGMHALEWAATHPERVQRLAVLSSPPVTTADQIALNTVQLETIRMDPRFQGGEYYDLGDGDGPHRGLALARRMALLNYRSPIELNQRFQRSWQSDVSPLGHGGRFAVESYLDFHGNKFTRRFDANSYITLVEAMNSHDVGRGRGGVEEALHAVTATTLVLGIDSDRLFPVDGQQRIARSIPNVIDDEAVVITSDFGHDGFLIETEAVGANLRRLLDS, from the coding sequence ATGGACTGGCAGACGACCTCCGAGGACACGGTGCCCTCGGCGCCCGTGACGGAGGCCGACGTCAGGCTGCTCCGTGCCCGCCCGCCGGCGACCGGAGCATGGCGTGACGGAGACCCGGTGGGCGGTCGCCGGTTCGCCGCCTTCGGCGCCTTCTCGACGGAGAGCGGCGCCGAGCTCCCCGGCATCCGCATCGCCTACGAGTCCTGGGGCGAGCTGAACACGGCACGGGACAACGCCGTGCTCGTGCTGCACGCGCTCACCGGGGACAGCCATGTGCGCGGCGCAGCGGGATCCGGGCACCCCACCGCGGGCTGGTGGGAGGACATCACGGGTCCGGGAGCTCCGCTCGACACGGACCGCTGGTTCGTGATCGCCCCGAACATGCTGGGCGGCTGCCAGGGCTCGACGGGCCCCGCGAGCGTCGCCCCCGACGGCTACGAGTGGGCCTCCCGCTTCCCCTACCTCACGATCCGTGACCAGGTCGCCGCCCAGGTCCGCCTGGCGGATGCGCTCGGCATCGAGAGCTGGGCCGCTGTCATCGGCGGTTCCATGGGCGGGATGCATGCGCTGGAGTGGGCGGCCACACATCCCGAGCGCGTGCAGCGCCTCGCCGTGCTCTCATCTCCCCCGGTGACCACCGCCGACCAGATCGCGCTCAACACCGTGCAGTTGGAGACCATCCGGATGGATCCGCGGTTCCAGGGCGGCGAGTACTACGACCTCGGTGACGGCGACGGCCCACACCGTGGCCTCGCACTGGCCCGGCGCATGGCGCTGCTGAACTACCGCAGCCCGATCGAGCTCAACCAGCGTTTCCAGCGTTCGTGGCAGTCCGACGTGTCGCCGCTCGGGCACGGCGGTCGCTTCGCCGTGGAGTCGTATCTCGACTTCCACGGCAACAAGTTCACACGCCGCTTCGACGCGAACAGCTACATCACGCTCGTCGAAGCCATGAACTCGCACGATGTCGGTCGCGGGCGAGGTGGCGTCGAAGAAGCTCTGCACGCCGTCACCGCCACCACGCTGGTGCTCGGCATCGACAGCGACCGCCTCTTCCCCGTCGACGGGCAGCAGCGCATCGCCCGCAGCATCCCGAACGTCATCGACGACGAGGCCGTCGTCATCACCAGCGACTTCGGGCACGACGGCTTCCTCATCGAGACCGAGGCCGTGGGCGCGAACCTACGACGTCTGCTCGACAGCTGA
- a CDS encoding ADP/ATP-dependent (S)-NAD(P)H-hydrate dehydratase, giving the protein MFEVREWTRGDTARLLRAPTADDDKYARGVVALRTGSPAYPGAAVLGVEAAWRAGAGFVRYVGAERVADAVLARRPETVAGADTGRSRVDAWVIGSGTDPAHRSDTESGALREILSGTAAVVIDAGALDLAERATAPFLVTPHAREFVRLQERLGMSSTAEDRAQAARHMADTLGGAVLLKGARTLIAAPDGTVIAVEAGTGWLATAGTGDVLAGALGAVLAANPGRPIAEVAAAGAWLHGHAGRIAAGVRDGGTGHPIVAMDVAEALPLAIADVLA; this is encoded by the coding sequence ATGTTCGAGGTGCGCGAGTGGACACGCGGCGACACGGCGCGGTTGTTGCGTGCGCCGACCGCGGATGACGACAAGTACGCCCGTGGCGTGGTGGCGCTGCGCACCGGATCGCCCGCGTATCCCGGTGCCGCGGTGCTCGGCGTCGAGGCGGCGTGGCGGGCCGGGGCGGGCTTCGTCCGCTACGTGGGCGCGGAGCGGGTGGCGGATGCCGTTCTCGCCCGGCGACCGGAGACCGTCGCCGGGGCGGACACGGGGCGTTCGAGGGTCGACGCCTGGGTGATCGGATCGGGGACGGACCCGGCGCACCGCAGCGACACGGAATCCGGTGCTCTGCGGGAGATCCTCTCCGGCACCGCCGCCGTCGTGATCGACGCCGGAGCGCTCGATCTCGCCGAACGCGCGACGGCGCCGTTCCTCGTGACGCCCCACGCGCGGGAGTTCGTCCGGCTGCAGGAGAGGCTCGGAATGTCCTCGACCGCGGAGGATCGCGCGCAGGCCGCGCGGCACATGGCGGACACGCTCGGGGGCGCCGTGCTGCTCAAGGGCGCGCGTACGCTGATCGCGGCCCCGGACGGGACGGTCATCGCCGTCGAAGCGGGGACCGGCTGGCTGGCCACCGCGGGGACGGGCGACGTCCTCGCCGGCGCGCTGGGTGCTGTGCTCGCGGCGAACCCCGGACGCCCGATCGCCGAGGTCGCCGCGGCCGGAGCATGGCTGCACGGCCACGCCGGGCGTATCGCCGCCGGCGTGCGTGACGGCGGGACGGGGCATCCGATCGTCGCGATGGACGTGGCCGAGGCCCTTCCACTCGCGATCGCGGACGTCCTGGCGTGA
- a CDS encoding NADH:flavin oxidoreductase/NADH oxidase produces the protein MSLLFSPLRIRSVDFRNRLWVSPMCMYSAVDGVAQEWHHTHLVQFASGGAGLIIAEATAVAPEGRISPRDLGLWDDAQRDALAPIVQAIHDRGAHAGIQLAHAGRKASTWWPWAPERGSVPAVDGGWTTSAPSAIAFDGFDEPVALDLAGIDRVVDAFASAARRATDAGFDVLEVHGAHGYLLHQFLSPLSNRRRDEYGGSLENRARLLLRVVDAVREAVGADVPLFVRISATDHADGGFTPEEAAIVGDWAAQRGADLIDVSSGGLVAHQRISVFPGYQVPLAETVRQGGRIPVSAVGLITAASQAEQVLSEGAADAIFAGREWLRDPHFALRAAHELDAEIVWPPQYERARLR, from the coding sequence GTGAGTCTTCTCTTCTCCCCGCTGCGCATCCGTTCCGTCGACTTCCGCAACCGCCTCTGGGTCTCGCCCATGTGCATGTACAGCGCGGTCGACGGCGTGGCCCAGGAGTGGCATCACACGCACCTCGTACAGTTCGCGTCCGGCGGCGCGGGACTCATCATCGCCGAGGCGACGGCCGTGGCCCCCGAGGGACGGATCTCACCGCGTGACCTGGGGCTCTGGGATGACGCGCAGCGCGACGCCCTCGCCCCGATCGTCCAGGCGATCCATGACCGCGGAGCCCACGCCGGCATCCAACTCGCCCATGCCGGCCGCAAAGCATCGACGTGGTGGCCCTGGGCACCCGAACGCGGATCGGTGCCGGCCGTCGATGGTGGGTGGACGACATCCGCTCCCTCGGCCATCGCCTTCGACGGCTTCGACGAGCCGGTCGCCCTCGACCTCGCCGGGATCGACCGCGTGGTCGACGCATTCGCGTCCGCCGCGAGACGCGCGACGGACGCCGGGTTCGACGTGCTGGAGGTGCACGGGGCGCATGGGTACCTCCTGCACCAGTTCCTGTCTCCCCTGTCGAACCGGCGCAGGGACGAGTACGGCGGCTCGCTCGAGAACCGTGCCCGCCTGCTGCTGCGCGTCGTCGACGCGGTCCGCGAAGCCGTAGGAGCCGATGTGCCGTTGTTCGTGCGCATCTCCGCCACCGATCATGCCGACGGCGGGTTCACACCCGAGGAAGCGGCGATCGTCGGCGACTGGGCCGCGCAGCGAGGTGCCGATCTGATCGACGTCTCGAGTGGCGGCCTGGTCGCGCACCAGCGGATCAGTGTCTTCCCCGGCTATCAGGTCCCGCTCGCCGAGACCGTGCGTCAGGGCGGTCGGATCCCGGTATCGGCGGTCGGTCTCATCACCGCGGCGTCCCAGGCCGAGCAGGTGCTCAGCGAGGGAGCCGCGGATGCGATCTTCGCCGGACGGGAGTGGCTGCGCGACCCCCATTTCGCGCTCCGTGCTGCGCACGAGCTCGACGCCGAGATCGTCTGGCCACCGCAGTACGAGCGCGCCCGCCTGCGCTGA
- a CDS encoding NUDIX domain-containing protein — MSAPELSLPVAGTAVLLRASDPAFEVLLMRRPDRGSFAGAWVFPGGKVEPGDVHDGDDESENARRAAIRETREEVGLAVDDLVVLSEWQPPVEAPTRIRTWFFLAEAPAGEPSPAADEVVEIAWVPPGEALARHAAGEWTLYPPTWITLHQLAAFSDVESALSSGGAAQLFQTRVLESEAGRAFAWEQGRLEAGALPWRFVEA; from the coding sequence GTGAGTGCCCCCGAGCTGTCCCTGCCCGTCGCCGGCACTGCTGTGCTGCTGCGCGCGTCGGATCCCGCCTTCGAGGTGCTGCTGATGCGTCGACCCGATCGCGGGTCGTTCGCGGGTGCATGGGTCTTCCCCGGGGGCAAGGTCGAACCGGGCGACGTCCACGACGGCGACGACGAGTCCGAGAACGCGCGCCGTGCCGCGATCAGGGAGACGCGCGAGGAGGTGGGCCTCGCTGTCGACGACCTCGTGGTGCTCTCCGAGTGGCAGCCGCCGGTGGAGGCCCCCACGCGTATCCGCACCTGGTTCTTCCTCGCCGAGGCGCCGGCCGGAGAGCCTTCGCCCGCTGCCGACGAGGTCGTGGAGATCGCCTGGGTGCCGCCGGGAGAGGCGCTCGCGAGGCACGCGGCGGGGGAGTGGACGCTGTATCCGCCGACGTGGATCACGCTCCACCAGCTTGCGGCGTTCAGCGACGTGGAATCGGCCCTGTCGTCGGGCGGTGCGGCGCAGCTGTTCCAGACCCGGGTGCTCGAGTCCGAAGCCGGGCGTGCCTTCGCCTGGGAGCAGGGACGCCTCGAGGCGGGTGCCCTGCCGTGGCGGTTCGTCGAGGCCTGA
- a CDS encoding thiamine-binding protein, with protein MLIAFSVAPSGTPSAGAERTDASVHDAVAAAVRVVRESGLPHRTTSMFTEIEGPDWDTVMDVVKRATEAVMPFGSRVSLVLKADIRPGYSGELDAKIERLEAAIDEATVEESGD; from the coding sequence ATGCTGATCGCCTTCTCCGTCGCCCCGAGCGGCACCCCCTCCGCGGGAGCAGAGCGCACCGATGCCTCCGTGCATGACGCCGTGGCCGCCGCCGTGCGGGTGGTGCGCGAGTCCGGACTGCCGCACCGCACCACGAGCATGTTCACCGAGATCGAGGGACCGGACTGGGACACGGTCATGGACGTCGTGAAGCGTGCGACCGAGGCCGTGATGCCCTTCGGCTCGCGGGTCTCGCTCGTGCTCAAGGCCGACATCCGCCCGGGCTACTCCGGAGAGCTGGACGCGAAGATCGAGCGGCTGGAAGCAGCCATCGACGAAGCAACGGTCGAGGAGTCCGGTGACTGA